In Musa acuminata AAA Group cultivar baxijiao chromosome BXJ3-9, Cavendish_Baxijiao_AAA, whole genome shotgun sequence, a single genomic region encodes these proteins:
- the LOC135649038 gene encoding G-type lectin S-receptor-like serine/threonine-protein kinase LECRK2, which produces MGGSHAGITNASYAAMLDTGNFMLVNSQGLPRWQSFQVPSDTILPSQVLDLGSHLSAHLMDDDYSSGRFTLLVQTDGNLVLYTVAAPSGFQYDAYWSSNTPGNGSKLVFNESGIYFAQRDNSTVVFTSSGVHSTQDFYQRATLDADGVFRHYIHQRNGITVGVWSDGWTPVVFQPPDICQVTNSGGGSGACGFNSYCRFNENQHVDCECPPQYSFLDAGRKYRGCKPDFAAQSCEADASETHELYEFIAMTNVDRPSSDYEQYSSMDEEQCREECFADCFCAVAIYDDGNCKKKRLPLSIGRTGNSRSKKVLIKVPKVNVRASLRIFTKE; this is translated from the coding sequence ATGGGCGGCTCTCATGCCGGCATCACCAACGCCTCTTATGCTGCTATGCTCGACACTGGCAACTTCATGCTCGTGAATTCTCAAGGTTTGCCTCGATGGCAGAGCTTCCAGGTGCCTTCAGACACCATATTACCGTCGCAAGTGTTGGATCTCGGCAGCCACCTTTCAGCTCATTTGATGGATGATGATTACTCCAGCGGAAGATTCACCCTCCTAGTCCAAACTGATGGCAATCTCGTGCTTTACACAGTGGCTGCCCCATCCGGCTTTCAATATGATGCTTATTGGTCTAGCAATACCCCCGGAAATGGATCGAAACTTGTCTTCAATGAGTCAGGCATCTACTTTGCCCAAAGGGACAATAGTACAGTCGTCTTTACTTCCAGCGGAGTGCACTCGACGCAAGATTTCTACCAAAGGGCAACTCTTGATGCCGATGGGGTCTTCAGACATTACATACACCAAAGGAATGGCATAACAGTTGGCGTGTGGAGCGATGGCTGGACGCCGGTGGTTTTCCAGCCCCCTGATATATGCCAAGTGACCAACTCGGGTGGAGGGAGTGGCGCTTGTGGATTCAACAGCTATTGCAGGTTCAATGAAAACCAACATGTCGATTGCGAGTGCCCACCACAGTATTCCTTCCTGGATGCAGGCAGAAAGTACAGAGGGTGCAAGCCTGATTTTGCTGCCCAGAGTTGTGAGGCTGATGCATCGGAGACGCATGAGCTGTATGAATTCATAGCCATGACGAATGTTGATCGGCCTTCATCGGACTATGAGCAGTATAGCTCCATGGATGAGGAACAATGCAGAGAGGAGTGCTTCGCGGACTGTTTTTGTGCGGTTGCTATCTATGATGATGGGAATTGCAAGAAGAAGAGGCTTCCCCTTTCCATTGGGAGGACCGGCAACTCTCGCAGCAAAAAAGTCCTCATCAAAGTGCCCAAAGTTAATGTTAGAGCTAGtctcaggatatttaccaaagaatAA